Genomic segment of Caproiciproducens sp. NJN-50:
GCGCCGTACAGGCCCGGAAAATCGCGGAATTCCAGCGTCGCGCCCATTTGAAGCGGGTCGGCGCAGTCGTATTCGATCGCGTAGGCCGTCCGCATGATCTGCACATGTTCAAGCCCGGGGATCGTCTTGTAAAAGGCGGTCTGCACGTCTTCCGGCAGGGAGGAGCTCATTCCCTGAAGATACATCTCCTCCGTATCCAGCCCGCACGGCTCGATAAAGAGCTGATGCCGCTCGTGGTCGGCGAACCGGACGATTTTTGATTCGATGCTCGGGCAGTAGCGCGGCCCGACCCCTTCGATCTTTCCGCTGAACAGCGGGGAACGGTCGAGGTTGTCCAGGATGATCTTCTTCGTTTCCGCGTTGGTCCAGGAGATATAGCAGACTTCGCGGTTCTTTCCGGGCGTCTCCGTATCGTAGGAGAACGGCACGACCGGCTCGTCCCCCTCCTGTACTTCCAGATTCGTAAAGTCGATGCTCGATTTCAGCACCCGCGCCGGCGTCCCGGTCTTGAAGCGGCGAAGGCGGATCCCGAGCTTTTCCAGCGACGCGCCGAGGAACGCCGCAGGGAACATCCCATCCGGGCCGCCGTCCCAGGACTGTTCGCCGATATAGATCTTTCCGGTCAGATAAGTTCCGGTCGCAACGATAACCGCCTTGACGGAATAGACCGCGCCCATTCTGGTTTCGACCAGCCACGCGCCGCTTTCCATCCGGAAGAGCGCGGTGACCTCCGCCTGCTTCAAGAACAGGTTTGGCTGCAGCTCCAGCTTGTGCTTCATGATCTTGCTGTATTCGCGGCGGTCGATCTGCGCGCGCAGCGAGTGGACGGCGGGGCCTTTGCCGCGGTTGAGCATACGGCTCTGGAGAAAACATTCGTCGGTCGTGCGCCCCATTTCTCCGCCGAGCGCGTCGATCTCGCGAACCAGGTGGCCTTTCGCCGTCCCTCCGATCGAGGGGTTGCACGGGCAGTTGCCGACCGCATCCAGATTGATGGTAAAAACGAGCGTGCTGCACCCGAGGCGCGCGGAGGCAAGGCCCGCCTCGATCCCCGCGTGCCCCGCGCCGATCACCGCCACGTCGTATGTTCCCGCATCGTATGTCAAAATATTCCCTCCAGTATTACTTTGGTCTATATATTCCAAATTGTTGATATTTTAAATTCAGAGAATCGCATGATTTCTGCATTTTGTCAATGGAAGGTCTTTGCGCTCAGGCCGGACGCACAGCGTCTTTCGCGCTCAGGCCGCGCGGGCTGATCTTTTGCGGGCCCAGGGCCCGGCGATCCTTAATCTATTATTTCTTCTATTTTCTTTTTCTGTCCTCCGGCCGCGCGAGTCTGTTTTTTCGGGCCTGAGGCCCGGTGCCCCTTAACCTTTTATTTCTTCTGATTTTCTCTTCTGCGCTCAGGCCGCGCGGGCCTGTTTTTTCTGGCCTGTGGCCCGGTGCCCTTTAACCGGTCATTTCTTCTTATTTTCTTCTTTGCGCTCGGGCCGCGCGGGCCTGTTTTTTCTGGCCTGTGGCCCGGTGACTCTTAACCTGTTATTTCTTCTTATTTTCTTCTTTGCGCTCGGGCCGCGCAGGCCTGTTTTTTCTGGCCTGTGGCCCGGTGCCCCTTAACCGGTCATTTCTTCTTGTTTTCTTCTTTGCGCTCGGGCCGCGCAGGCCCCTCCTTTCGGTCTTGAACGAAAGGAGGCAAAGTTCGCACGAGGGGATTTTCAACTCCCGTAGGGAGAGTTCCGGAGAAAATCCCCCCTGAACCCCCCGGGAGCCGTCAAGAAGTTTTTTCTGTTCTTCCAGCATCTGCTTTTCATTGACGACGGGGGCTGAAAAATTAAAGCCACAAAGTATTTACCTAAAAGCTGAAATTCTTCAAAAAGTTACCTTTTTACATACGGCGTAAGATTGGGAATCGTTCAATGGGAAGCACTTGCGTAAGAATTCGTTGTTGCTTCATGACAGGTGCCGGGGTGCAGGGGGACGTTTAGGTGCCCCTCCCGACGGGAAGTTGAAGTCCCCCTGCATAGTCTTTGCCGCCTTTCTGCTATATCAGAAAGGCGGGGCCCGCGCGGCCTGAGCGCAAAGAAGAAAATAAGAAGAAATGATCGGTTAAGGGGAACCGGGCCATAGGCCCACAGGAATCCGGCCTGAGGACATAGAAAAAATGAATAGAAGAAATTTTGGGTTAAGAGGCTCCGGGCGCCAAGCACTCAAAAACCGAAATAATATCAAATCGAATATTACCTGTTGAATTTTGGTAAATTAAGGATTATAATAGAGTCGCAAGGTAAATAAAAGGTGCAATGCAGAGGCAAGGTGTCGTAACCACCCGCCTCCTGCATACGGAGAACAGACCTCCATATACCACGGAATTCACCGCGCATTGCAGGACTTATTATACTTCCTTTTTCTGTCTTTGTACAGGGGAAGGAAGGATAAACACTTCTTTTTCCTCCTGTATCATGCGCGCGCGCCGGTGTATGGAATGACAAATTCCGTACCGGCGCTTTTTGTTGCCTTGCGGGGCGGCGTGACGCCGCTTTCTGCGGCCCACCATTCAGCAAGCAGTGAAAAAGCGGCTGGAATGGGTGGGACGGAGGCAGGAAACTCCCGACGGCACATTACGCCGTTTTCAAAACCCCGGTTTCCAAAGCGTTGCGGGGAAAAGCTGGCGAACAGCTTTCCCCGAGCCGAGGCGCCGCAGGCGCGAAAGGGTCGAATGGCCTGAGAGGTTCCCGAAACCGTCCGCCGGACGTTCGGCAAGCCATGACAGAGCGTGACCCGTGCGAGTGACGCATGGAATCCGGGTATGCTTTGGGTCGTGGCCGCCGCAGGCGCGAAAGCGCTTTGCGTCCGGTGGGCCGTTGATACAGCGTCACGCTGTGCCCGCCGGCGGAATTCCGAATGTATGTGAAAGAAGTATGAACGCGGAAAGTCCAGCCCATACCCGGCGCAGTGAGAGAGATTCCGCCGGCAAAAAAGGGAGCGGAGCGTCCAGCCCGAATGGCGCTCCGCTCCCGATTTTTATCAACAATTTGTTGAATTATTCCTATAAAATACTCTGTGGCTTCAATTTCCGAGTCCCCGTCGTCAATGAAAAGTGGTTGCCGGAAAGTTTTTCACTCTTTACATGAAAAGCGGGGAAAACTTTGAGGACGTTACGGCGTTCCCAAAGTTAGCTTTCGGGAGTTTCCGACCTCTGTCCCGCCTGTCTCAGCCCACCCTTTACTGTTTTGTAAACGGCGGGCCATTGGCAGCGGCGATACGCCGCTCCCGCCAAATGACGCTTTCAATTTTTACCGCGATCAATGGCGGGGCGCGTGTGCAGGCTCAGCCTGCTGAACGGCGAGCCGTCCCGACCGGATGGTCCGCTCCTAAGGCGGACACATAATGTCTTTCACACCTATGGCGTTCCCGACTTTAGCCTTCGGGAGATTCCAATCTCCGTCCCGCCCGTCTCAGCCGGCCTTTTACTGTTTTGTAAACGGCGGGCCGTTGGCAGCGGTGACACGCCGCTATTTGCCGACGCAGAACTGGGAAAACACGGAATCCACGACCGCGACGGTCGCCCGCTCGCCGGTCAATTCCAGAAGCGCGGAAACCGCATCCTCCACCGAAACCGTCACCGCGTCGAACGTCATCCCGCTTTTCAG
This window contains:
- the mnmG gene encoding tRNA uridine-5-carboxymethylaminomethyl(34) synthesis enzyme MnmG, whose amino-acid sequence is MTYDAGTYDVAVIGAGHAGIEAGLASARLGCSTLVFTINLDAVGNCPCNPSIGGTAKGHLVREIDALGGEMGRTTDECFLQSRMLNRGKGPAVHSLRAQIDRREYSKIMKHKLELQPNLFLKQAEVTALFRMESGAWLVETRMGAVYSVKAVIVATGTYLTGKIYIGEQSWDGGPDGMFPAAFLGASLEKLGIRLRRFKTGTPARVLKSSIDFTNLEVQEGDEPVVPFSYDTETPGKNREVCYISWTNAETKKIILDNLDRSPLFSGKIEGVGPRYCPSIESKIVRFADHERHQLFIEPCGLDTEEMYLQGMSSSLPEDVQTAFYKTIPGLEHVQIMRTAYAIEYDCADPLQMGATLEFRDFPGLYGAGQFNGSSGYEEAAAQGLVAGINAALKIQGREPMVLDRAGSYIGTLIDDLITKGTSEPYRMMTSRSEYRLVLRQDNADARLTPIGRKIGLIGDRRWARFQKKQEQVSGELERVKNTVLSPSEALNELLVSHGTSPVSTGIRLSELIRRPQLDYGKLSAVDPDRPRLPASVFEAVEIELKYEGYIRRQKAQINEMRRLESRALPENVDYGAIAGLRTEAQEKLQSVRPESVGQASRISGVSPADISVLLIWLARRGEGAL